One genomic segment of Pseudophryne corroboree isolate aPseCor3 chromosome 3 unlocalized genomic scaffold, aPseCor3.hap2 SUPER_3_unloc_8, whole genome shotgun sequence includes these proteins:
- the LOC134984781 gene encoding oocyte zinc finger protein XlCOF6.1-like has translation MSSGEKPFPCSECGKCFTYKSAFVTHQRYHTGDRPFPCSECGKCFIQKSRLVIHERSHTGEKPFTCSECGKYFIKKSTLVIHERSHTGEKPFPCSECEKCFIYKSQLVRHERSHTGEKPFPCSECGKCFIKKSTLVIHERSHTGEKPFPCSECGKCFIDKSQLVIHQRRIHIGEKPFPCSECGKCFTQKSDLVKHQRIHTGEKPFPCSECGKCFIQKSDLVRHERNHKGEKPFPCSECGKCFVQKSDLVTHERRHTGEKPFPCSECGKCFAHKSHLVRHEKSHTYSEFEK, from the exons ATGTCCT caggtgagaaaccatttccatgctctgagtgtgggaaatgttttacatacaaatcagcttttgttacacatcagagatatcacacaggtgataggccatttccgtgttctgagtgtggaaaatgttttatacaaaaatcacgtcttgttatacatgagagaagtcacactggtgaaaaaccatttacatgttctgagtgtggaaaatattttattaaaaaatcaactcttgttatacatgagagaagtcacactggtgagaaaccatttccatgttctgagtgtgagaaatgttttatatataagtcacaacttgttagacatgagagaagtcatacaggtgagaaaccatttccatgttctgagtgtggaaaatgttttattaaaaaatcaactcttgttatacatgagagaagtcacacaggtgagaaaccatttccatgttctgagtgtgggaaatgttttatagataagtcacaacttgttatacatcagagaagaattcacataggtgaaaaaccatttccatgttctgagtgcgggaaatgttttacacagaaatcagatcttgttaaacatcagagaattcacacaggtgaaaaaccatttccatgttctgagtgtgggaaatgttttatacagaaatcagatcttgttagacatgagagaaatcacaaaggtgagaaaccatttccatgttctgagtgtgggaaatgttttgtacagaaatcagatcttgttacacatgagagacgtcacacaggtgagaagccatttccatgttctgagtgtgggaaatgttttgcacacaaatcacatctcgtTAGACATGAGAAAAGTCACACATATTCTGAGTTTGAGAAGTAA